GCATGGCGGGGGTCCATTCGGCCGAGTGCACGACCAAGGCTCTGACCGCCTCAGGCCACAGGCTCGGGTAGTCGGACTGAACACCAGCAGCGAGTGCGGCACCTTGTGCGGTTGCCGCGCTGGTAGCTGCGGTGACTGTGAGTAGCCGGTTTCGTCGCAGCGGAGCTGAAGTAGTCAGCAGTTGCAGGTTGGGTGGCGTATCGAAGTCGGTACCGTCGGGGGAGCGCGCGAGGTTGCCACCTTCCAGCACCACGTCGGGCTTGACCGGCCACATCCGGCTGAAGGGCACAGACGTTCGACTGAACGGCGACAGCTCACCCCGCGCTGCGACGGGCGCCCAGCCAGCGAACCCTGAGGGTGCCTCGACCATGGTGTCGAGCTCCGTGTAGGCGCCGACGGTGAGCGCGTTCCAGGCCTGCGCCGGATCCTGCACCGCTGAGAGGTCGCTGCGCGTCAGATGATCTGACTCCCATCTGTGGATGTTGCCCGCAGATACCACGAACAGTCGGCGGGCAGCGTCCGCGCCGTCATCGAGAAGAACGAGGCCCTTGTCGTCGGTGATGACGCTTCGGCCAGCCGCGAGAGCATCCAGCGTCGCAGACCAAGCGGTCGGGCTGACCGAATGCTGCTCCTCGCGATTCAGGATTCTCGGTCGTCGGCGCTGTCACGGCAAGCGAGAACACGCGTGACCGGAATGGCGCCTCGATCTCGACAGTGCTTGCTGCCGCCGCGGTCAGAGCGCCGTACAGGTCGGGTGCGTTCTCGCCAGGCGGCGGAGGGAGGAGCTTGGCCGACTCGAGCCGATGGCGCAGATGAATCTGCTGCTGGGAGGCGAGGGCTTCGCCCAGGTCGTCGTACAGCGCCAGGCCAGCCATCTCCGTACCATGCCCGCGATCGTCGTGAACCGGCCACGAGGCGTCGGCAGCGTGGCAGTCGCTCGGGCTCAAGGATCCCTCGATGAGCGGATGCTCGCGGAACACGCCACTGTCGACGACGCAGACTGCAGGCGCGTCCGCACCGGCGGGGTTCAACCGGCTCGCCAGCTCGGCCACCCACTCCTCCTGCTCGCGGGCATCACAGCCGGTGAGGAACTGCGCGGGTCGCGACGGACGCCGGAGCTCGGCAAGATCGTCGAGTACGTCGATCGCTACGCTCAGCTGCTCTCGGGTCGCCTCCAGGAGCGTCACGGTGCGATCGCCGAAACCGAGGCTTTGACGACCCGTCCTGAGGTCGGACGCAGCCGCGAACTCCTGTAGACGTTGAGCTTC
The genomic region above belongs to Kribbella solani and contains:
- a CDS encoding S8 family serine peptidase, whose amino-acid sequence is MLDRDKPHLIIQRPAQSTEYQPPSRAVQPTTSVVPADRHGHGSRLRDELELVERAADRQERPISIEGAVEGVYATFESFPGVRLALESLDPRQGATHPELMSVHESRAADGSTTERATVFIPRGTIDYFLRRVTSYLETADETSPKNRKLVDSIQSVQTATIAALWTDPPADFPGAGELVWWEVWLRKRDGQEAQRLQEFAAASDLRTGRQSLGFGDRTVTLLEATREQLSVAIDVLDDLAELRRPSRPAQFLTGCDAREQEEWVAELASRLNPAGADAPAVCVVDSGVFREHPLIEGSLSPSDCHAADASWPVHDDRGHGTEMAGLALYDDLGEALASQQQIHLRHRLESAKLLPPPPGENAPDLYGALTAAAASTVEIEAPFRSRVFSLAVTAPTTENPESRGAAFGQPDRLVCDAGCSRGWPKRHHRRQGPRSSR